A window of the Cicer arietinum cultivar CDC Frontier isolate Library 1 chromosome 6, Cicar.CDCFrontier_v2.0, whole genome shotgun sequence genome harbors these coding sequences:
- the LOC101505904 gene encoding probable receptor-like protein kinase At1g49730 isoform X1: MLLNSLTFSSFSNSTMFLYGFPYLLGLLHFLGMHLPLVMADCPLNFTASNFTLASSLCSDQSERGKCCRYINANIAISVARFANATSNLGVPLNSSDVCLQTISQNLQLYGVPQLATVFCGFGTKIPVNYECKGRTSVMQMLQSPRFVEVTKYCKVPLGKESKCKKCLNASIGYLHHLGIEDNITLSTCRDATFAALASQVDEIYTTDIASCFFGVQGLLGPPVSESSSSLPAPEASPSPLVAADSPSQLLLGLPSKGKHHSFHLTLVPCIAIAVTAVAFVTLIVLIVLIRQKSRELDEPNNFGKPCSKTLPSMATWKFQEGSSSMFRKFNFKEIKKATEGFSTIIGQGGFGIVYKAHFSDGQVAAVKRMNRVSEQGEDDFCREIELLARLHHRHLVALRGFCINKQERFLLYEYMGNGSLKDHLHSPGKTPLSWRARIQIAIDVANALEYLHFYCDPPLFHRDIKSSNTLLDENFVAKIADFGLAQASKDGSICFEPVNSEIWGTPGYMDPEYVVTQELTEKSDIYSFGVLLLEIVTGRRAIQDNKNLVEWAKPYMESETRLLELVDPNVRESFDLDQLQTVISIIGWCTQREGRARPSIKQVLRLLYETSEPIHSEFLQAVEDEESQGNEQRGRRSKGKMLRNEGNSNSGDGRYLASSSSTSRSYCSRSFLLENGSPQSSPNIFSV; encoded by the exons ATGCTCTTAAATTCTTtaactttttcttctttttccaacTCAACCATGTTCCTCTATGGATTTCCCTATTTGTTAGGATTGTTACATTTTCTTGGAATGCACCTTCCTCTTGTAATGGCTG ATTGCCCTTTGAATTTTACTGCTTCAAACTTTACACTGGCGTCCTCTTTATGCTCTGACCAAAGTGAGCGAGGAAAATGTTGTCGCTACATTAATGCTAATATTGCAATTTCTGTTGCTCGTTTTGCTAATGCAACAAGCAACCTAGGGGTTCCTCTTAATTCCTCTGATGTCTGCCTCCAAACCATATCTCAGAACTTGCAACTTTATGGAGTTCCACAACTTGCAACAGTTTTCTGTGGATTCGGGACAAAAATTCCCGTTAATTATGAATGCAAGGGTCGAACTAGTGTCATGCAGATGCTGCAATCTCCCAGATTTGTGGAGGTCACAAAATATTGCAAAGTGCCACTTGGAAAGGAAAGTAAATGTAAGAAGTGCTTAAACGCCAGCATTGGTTATCTGCATCATTTAGGAATTGAAGATAATATTACATTGAGTACATGTCGTGATGCCACTTTTGCTGCACTAGCAAGCCAAGTTGATGAGATATATACCACTGATATTGCAAGTTGTTTCTTTGGGGTTCAAGGACTTCTCGGGCCTCCAg TTTCAGAATCATCCTCATCATTACCTGCTCCCGAGGCTTCACCAAGTCCACTGGTTGCTGCTGATAGTCCAAGTCAACTATTGTTAGGTCTACCTTCTAAGGGAAAACACCATTCGTTTCACTTGACATTAGTTCCATGTATTGCTATTGCAGTTACAGCTGTTGCTTTTGTGACGCTCATAGTCTTGATAGTTCTAATTCGCCAAAAAAGCAGAGAGCTAGACGAGCCTAATAATTTTGGTAAACCCTGTTCAAAAACCCTACCTTCTATGGCAACATGGAAATTTCAGGAAG GCTCTTCATCTATGTTTCGGAAGTTCAACTTCAAAGAGATAAAGAAGGCAACAGAGGGGTTTAGCACCATTATTGGCCAAGGGGGATTTGGAATAGTATATAAAGCTCATTTTAGTGATGGCCAAGTTGCAGCAGTAAAGCGGATGAACAGAGTCTCAGAACAGGGAGAGGATGACTTCTGCAGAGAAATTGAGCTTCTTGCTCGGCTGCACCATCGGCATCTTGTTGCGTTAAGAGGCTTTTGCATCAATAAACAAGAGAG GTTTCTGTTGTATGAGTACATGGGAAATGGAAGCTTAAAAGATCATCTTCATT CCCCTGGTAAAACACCATTAAGTTGGCGAGCTAGAATCCAAATAGCCATTGATGTGGCTAATGCACTG GAGTACCTTCATTTCTATTGTGATCCTCCACTGTTTCACAGAGATATCAAGTCTAGCAACACTTTACTGGATGAGAACTTTGTTGCTAAG ATAGCTGATTTTGGCCTTGCACAAGCTTCAAAAGATGGTTCGATATGCTTCGAACCTGTAAACAGTGAAATCTGGGGAACTCCGG GTTATATGGATCCGGAATATGTTGTTACTCAAGAGCTCACCGAGAAAAGCGATATATACAGTTTTGGGGTGTTACTACTGGAAATTGTGACAGGAAGAAGAGCTATTCAAGACAATAAGAATTTGGTAGAATGGGCCAAACCTTACATGGAATCAGAAACTAGATTATTAGAGCTAGTAGATCCCAATGTGAGGGAGTCTTTTGACTTAGATCAGCTTCAAACAGTAATTTCTATAATAGGATGGTGCACCCAAAGAGAAGGAAGGGCAAGACCTTCAATTAAACAAGTCCTTAGGCTTCTGTATGAGACATCAGAACCAATACACAGTGAGTTTCTACAAGCTGTTGAAGATGAAGAGAGTCAGGGAAATGAACAGAGAGGCAGAAGAAGCAAAGGGAAAATGCTCAGAAATGAAGGGAATTCTAACAGCGGGGATGGAAGATATCTTGCTTCATCTTCGAGTACATCTCGGTCGTATTGTAGCAGAAGCTTTTTACTAGAAAATGGGTCTCCACAGTCATCACCAAATATATTTTCAGTCTGA
- the LOC101505575 gene encoding uncharacterized protein: MANPSSKSTQAMSSDSLEQKGKNITESNASMLQCPLSQPQRNSLDGPVAILWDIENCPVPSDVRPEDVAGNIRMALQVHPVIKGAVMMFSAYGDFNAFPRRLREGCQRTGVKLIDVPNGRKDAADKAILVDMFLFALDNPPPSSIMLISGDVDFAPALHILGQRGYTIILVIPAGVGVSSALCNAGKFVWDWPIVARGEGFVPPTKAFVPPRGGSVELAGYLMGCQINDSTDGQNEEEAIVYRGMSQSYYNSRELSVVSQSLSEYNSSHMSCLPSTMRSHSLPSGLNDVAGGPMPSSDNTECEIWVQPGDLNGLKAQLVRLLELFGGCLPLVRVPADYQKIYGRPLFISDYGAFKLVNLFKKMDDVIAVDGKGSRKFVFLRNRKAGPSAPPLSLAKKDKKGKGAMEEIANVVVGGCSSDELSDEERVVIEEQDERSFTRKGNQGRAARCEIDDSILEQFKCELQEILVSYSCRILLSCFEAVYQQRYKKQLEYQRFGVDKLEDLLEKVSDVVVLHEEPVSKRKFLAAVGS; the protein is encoded by the coding sequence ATGGCTAACCCAAGTAGCAAATCTACACAAGCAATGTCGTCGGACTCCTTGGAACAGAAGGGGAAAAATATTACTGAATCGAATGCAAGTATGCTTCAATGTCCTTTAAGCCAGCCGCAACGTAACTCCTTAGATGGGCCAGTAGCTATCCTTTGGGATATAGAAAATTGTCCCGTTCCAAGTGATGTACGCCCAGAAGATGTAGCAGGTAATATAAGAATGGCTCTGCAGGTGCACCCAGTAATTAAAGGAGCTGTTATGATGTTTTCTGCTTATGGGGATTTCAATGCTTTCCCCAGGCGACTTAGAGAGGGATGCCAGAGAACTGGTGTTAAACTTATTGATGTTCCCAATGGGAGAAAAGACGCTGCTGACAAAGCAATCTTGGTTGACATGTTCTTATTTGCTCTTGACAACCCTCCACCGTCCTCTATCATGCTAATCTCTGGAGACGTTGATTTTGCTCCAGCTCTCCACATTCTTGGTCAGCGGGGATATACTATAATTCTTGTCATCCCTGCTGGGGTTGGTGTTTCTTCTGCCCTATGCAATGCTGGTAAATTTGTCTGGGACTGGCCTATTGTGGCTCGTGGAGAAGGTTTTGTCCCTCCTACAAAGGCTTTTGTGCCACCCCGTGGAGGTTCAGTTGAGCTTGCTGGATATTTGATGGGATGCCAAATTAATGACAGCACTGATGGACaaaatgaagaagaagcaaTAGTTTATAGAGGGATGTCACAAAGCTATTACAACTCAAGGGAATTATCAGTGGTATCACAATCTCTGTCTGAATATAACTCGTCACACATGTCTTGCTTGCCATCAACTATGAGATCGCACAGCCTTCCATCTGGATTGAATGATGTTGCTGGAGGACCTATGCCTTCTAGTGACAATACTGAATGCGAGATATGGGTACAGCCTGGGGATTTAAATGGTCTCAAGGCACAGCTGGTAAGGTTGCTTGAACTTTTTGGAGGATGTCTGCCCTTGGTCCGAGTTCCAGCAGATTATCAGAAAATTTATGGTAGGCCACTTTTTATATCTGATTATGGGGCATTCAAGTTGGTCAATCTTTTCAAAAAAATGGATGATGTCATTGCTGTGGACGGGAAAGGGTCTCGCAAATTTGTTTTTCTCAGAAACAGGAAGGCAGGCCCAAGTGCTCCTCCACTGTCTCTTGCAAAGAAAGATAAGAAAGGAAAAGGGGCAATGGAAGAGATCGCAAATGTTGTTGTTGGGGGTTGCTCTTCGGATGAGTTGTCAGATGAAGAAAGAGTAGTCATAGAAGAACAGGATGAAAGAAGTTTTACACGAAAGGGTAATCAGGGGAGAGCAGCCAGATGTGAAATTGATGACAGCATTCTTGAGCAGTTTAAGTGTGAGCTGCAGGAGATTCTAGTCAGCTATTCCTGTCGGATACTTCTAAGTTGTTTTGAGGCTGTATATCAGCAACGCTACAAGAAACAGTTGGAATATCAGAGGTTTGGTGTGGACAAGTTGGAGGATTTGTTGGAGAAAGTGAGTGATGTGGTAGTATTGCATGAGGAACCAGTAAGCAAGAGGAAATTCCTGGCTGCTGTGGGTAGTTAG
- the LOC101505904 gene encoding probable receptor-like protein kinase At1g49730 isoform X2: MLLNSLTFSSFSNSTMFLYGFPYLLGLLHFLGMHLPLVMADCPLNFTASNFTLASSLCSDQSERGKCCRYINANIAISVARFANATSNLGVPLNSSDVCLQTISQNLQLYGVPQLATVFCGFGTKIPVNYECKGRTSVMQMLQSPRFVEVTKYCKVPLGKESKCKKCLNASIGYLHHLGIEDNITLSTCRDATFAALASQVDEIYTTDIASCFFGVQGLLGPPVTAVAFVTLIVLIVLIRQKSRELDEPNNFGKPCSKTLPSMATWKFQEGSSSMFRKFNFKEIKKATEGFSTIIGQGGFGIVYKAHFSDGQVAAVKRMNRVSEQGEDDFCREIELLARLHHRHLVALRGFCINKQERFLLYEYMGNGSLKDHLHSPGKTPLSWRARIQIAIDVANALEYLHFYCDPPLFHRDIKSSNTLLDENFVAKIADFGLAQASKDGSICFEPVNSEIWGTPGYMDPEYVVTQELTEKSDIYSFGVLLLEIVTGRRAIQDNKNLVEWAKPYMESETRLLELVDPNVRESFDLDQLQTVISIIGWCTQREGRARPSIKQVLRLLYETSEPIHSEFLQAVEDEESQGNEQRGRRSKGKMLRNEGNSNSGDGRYLASSSSTSRSYCSRSFLLENGSPQSSPNIFSV; this comes from the exons ATGCTCTTAAATTCTTtaactttttcttctttttccaacTCAACCATGTTCCTCTATGGATTTCCCTATTTGTTAGGATTGTTACATTTTCTTGGAATGCACCTTCCTCTTGTAATGGCTG ATTGCCCTTTGAATTTTACTGCTTCAAACTTTACACTGGCGTCCTCTTTATGCTCTGACCAAAGTGAGCGAGGAAAATGTTGTCGCTACATTAATGCTAATATTGCAATTTCTGTTGCTCGTTTTGCTAATGCAACAAGCAACCTAGGGGTTCCTCTTAATTCCTCTGATGTCTGCCTCCAAACCATATCTCAGAACTTGCAACTTTATGGAGTTCCACAACTTGCAACAGTTTTCTGTGGATTCGGGACAAAAATTCCCGTTAATTATGAATGCAAGGGTCGAACTAGTGTCATGCAGATGCTGCAATCTCCCAGATTTGTGGAGGTCACAAAATATTGCAAAGTGCCACTTGGAAAGGAAAGTAAATGTAAGAAGTGCTTAAACGCCAGCATTGGTTATCTGCATCATTTAGGAATTGAAGATAATATTACATTGAGTACATGTCGTGATGCCACTTTTGCTGCACTAGCAAGCCAAGTTGATGAGATATATACCACTGATATTGCAAGTTGTTTCTTTGGGGTTCAAGGACTTCTCGGGCCTCCAg TTACAGCTGTTGCTTTTGTGACGCTCATAGTCTTGATAGTTCTAATTCGCCAAAAAAGCAGAGAGCTAGACGAGCCTAATAATTTTGGTAAACCCTGTTCAAAAACCCTACCTTCTATGGCAACATGGAAATTTCAGGAAG GCTCTTCATCTATGTTTCGGAAGTTCAACTTCAAAGAGATAAAGAAGGCAACAGAGGGGTTTAGCACCATTATTGGCCAAGGGGGATTTGGAATAGTATATAAAGCTCATTTTAGTGATGGCCAAGTTGCAGCAGTAAAGCGGATGAACAGAGTCTCAGAACAGGGAGAGGATGACTTCTGCAGAGAAATTGAGCTTCTTGCTCGGCTGCACCATCGGCATCTTGTTGCGTTAAGAGGCTTTTGCATCAATAAACAAGAGAG GTTTCTGTTGTATGAGTACATGGGAAATGGAAGCTTAAAAGATCATCTTCATT CCCCTGGTAAAACACCATTAAGTTGGCGAGCTAGAATCCAAATAGCCATTGATGTGGCTAATGCACTG GAGTACCTTCATTTCTATTGTGATCCTCCACTGTTTCACAGAGATATCAAGTCTAGCAACACTTTACTGGATGAGAACTTTGTTGCTAAG ATAGCTGATTTTGGCCTTGCACAAGCTTCAAAAGATGGTTCGATATGCTTCGAACCTGTAAACAGTGAAATCTGGGGAACTCCGG GTTATATGGATCCGGAATATGTTGTTACTCAAGAGCTCACCGAGAAAAGCGATATATACAGTTTTGGGGTGTTACTACTGGAAATTGTGACAGGAAGAAGAGCTATTCAAGACAATAAGAATTTGGTAGAATGGGCCAAACCTTACATGGAATCAGAAACTAGATTATTAGAGCTAGTAGATCCCAATGTGAGGGAGTCTTTTGACTTAGATCAGCTTCAAACAGTAATTTCTATAATAGGATGGTGCACCCAAAGAGAAGGAAGGGCAAGACCTTCAATTAAACAAGTCCTTAGGCTTCTGTATGAGACATCAGAACCAATACACAGTGAGTTTCTACAAGCTGTTGAAGATGAAGAGAGTCAGGGAAATGAACAGAGAGGCAGAAGAAGCAAAGGGAAAATGCTCAGAAATGAAGGGAATTCTAACAGCGGGGATGGAAGATATCTTGCTTCATCTTCGAGTACATCTCGGTCGTATTGTAGCAGAAGCTTTTTACTAGAAAATGGGTCTCCACAGTCATCACCAAATATATTTTCAGTCTGA